The window AAGCGTGGTCCGTTTAATAATAGGGGGTAAGGTGGCCAAACGAGCTTCTCTCCATTCCATTCCAAGCCTTTGGAATCATGCATTGGCGTCATCGaaattgttatttgttttgaaGCCACTTTTTGTATTCAAGTGAAGGAAAAAAGTTTATAGGCGATGATTCTTTGGGGACCACTATTTACTGTACTATCAAAATCTAAAACACCCAAGCCCTTGTTATTCACATACATTGGTTGCAACTTTTAACATTGATAGTGACAGATTATGACTAGCTAACCccattttttgttcttattttctcTTCCTATCACATTTAAAGGATTGATGAAAATAACACTCCCCAAACAAAATTGGTTCCCATATTAAGGAGGAAACATGGGGGAGGGGATGAGATTTTTCTTATCCTTCTTTTCTTGCATGCCAGCATCTAGGCAgcttttttcttgctttgtttcaAAGATATCCAAGATGATTAAAGTGAAGGGTGTTGGGTGGAATAAGATTCACATAAAATAGAGGACCacaacaaaaaaggaaagaagaagaagaagagatgaAGCATATGTTCCAAattcaatcatttttttttttacaacaaAGTTTCatctacatatatattatgtcccaatttcaaagcaaaaatcaTTTGAAACTTCATTAGGAAATACCCAAAGGTTGATTCAACATTTTATTCATTAGATATCTACCAAACTTTATAATTTGCATTAGTATGGTGGAATTAAGTTCACCAAAtaattctttcctttttagatgctaatattattataaaaaaatatatatatgaactGGGATGTAACCCAATAATCCGGCATAGAGTTGGTTGAGGTTTAGATTATCAGATTAGGTCATTACATTGCAATATTCAATCTAGAATCTGTGCTTTATGCCAGGACAGTTCATTGGTTGGTGGTTGTCATGTAAGAAGTGGTTAAACACCCtccccttttttatttctttaatttttttttattatagaaCAAATATACAGCTAATCCAGTTTTGCTTTAGATTTTAGCATAAGGAGGTTATGCAATGACCATCTAAGATTTCAGAAGACAATGAAAGCATAATTTGTCCTCCTAACCGTTTGACTTGATGGTCCAAGCTCTAATATAGAACAAAGAGTATACAAGTCTTGATTACAATATCTATAAGATTTGTTTAATACAATGAAATAAGGTAAGAaggaaaagataattttattttttatattaaaaaaaaatcaaagaagaaaaagaaaagcaaaaaggaAAACCCACCCTTCTTTTTACCTTTGGCAATGTCATGGTCGGAATATTGGATATTCCCATTCTCTTTTAAGCATTGGATGCTCCCTCTTTGGAGTACCCAAAGTCCTTTGAAAGGACTCCCAACTCATAACCCCAAATCtacaagagaaagaaagcaaaagcTCCCCGTAAGTTGCATTACACTCAACAAAAGAGAACGCAACGAAAGTTAATGGGGGTTGAAATATACTACCACTTTATGATGCATGAATGACTCTGAGTTGGCCAAATGGGATgcgagacagagagagagagagtggaatCATGACTCATTGAAATATGAACGATGCCGCACAATCGGCTTGCCCTCCACATATATATCGACAAACATCGGCCCACATTTAAAAGCCCATAGTTTTTTTTCCCCCTCTTTCATATCATATGATATTTTGCTTTCAACATATCGAATTATCAACGTAAAATCATATGGAACTTGATGTGGTGGGGGCTACCATTGCACAAACTAACTTTCCTGTTCCATTATGGAAAGTCTGGtgaaatttaattcaaaattatacatatattaaaaaatattataataataatttgaagTGGTTCAATATTTGTGATGATAATATTTTGTTAAGCACTTTGAAAGATGCTTTATCAAAAGAGTCAAATGACATCATTgaggaggaaaaagaaagagagttCGTGATATGTCTTGATCCTCCTTATAAGACAAGATAGCTATATGCTTAGagcaaaaaatattaaaccaAGGGATTGTGGAGCAAGCAAACATTTCCACCTATCTAATCATTGTTGGAAgaatagaaaatatataaagaaaaccCTTAGGTTAAGCTATCTATCAGGTCAGGATTAGCCATGTAAAACTAccccttgaaaaatcacactaCAACTTTATTAATGGTGTGACCTTCAGATTGGAAAAAGGCAGGTCCAGGAATTGCCCTTTGGTGCATGGAGGGCCCAGATCTTTCACATTATTTCTTAGATAAAATCAATGGTTAGGCAGCACGTGTCGGTTCGAGACTGGTCCAAAAGCGGACCACAAGGACTATAAAGATCCTACGCCCTTAAATTCAACGACAAAGTACAAGGATTGGAGGCATGCCACAACTTTGGACATTGTCATTAATTCTCAGGTTTAGGACTACTGTCCACCTAAATGGGCTCAACTTTAGCTTGTTTTTGTTGTTATCAGTTCACACCCAAATGGAAAATGAGCACATGGGCAAGAAACCCAAGTTCCCAGATTTTAATTGTTCATTCTTGGGGCGCATCAtatggaaaagaaaatcataacGTTCGTGTTCCtatttgaaaaaagaatagTGATTGCACAAATTATTCAGATATTCTGTTCAATAGGTATCATACATCAATTTGGAAGGAACTTTCAAATCATGCAACTCAAACAATCACAACAAAAAGAAGGATGGGATGCCATGAATTAAAACTTCAATTCTTTAGTATGATACAATGCACCAAGCAGATGCTGTTGTTAGCTCAGTAGGTCTTGAGACCGACAATTGATCTGTTCAGTGGAGGTAAAAGAGTAGAGTGTATTGGATGAGAGTATGAGAGGATAAAGGTGAGAGTTGGACCGATAAGCAGATTCACAGTTGAGCTGCATTCAGCCCAAGAAGTACTAATACATATGCTTGAATACTAGTCCAACAGTATCCTACTATAACTCTTCAGTGACGTAATTACCAGCAAACAGGATTCAAGCAAGTTTAATCAAAGACAGACCGAGTACACAAACATTTCCATTAGTCActaaattcttgaaaaatgGACAAAACCCTGCTTATTTTATAGTTCTTTGACTATAATGGACAAAATCAGTTACAAATTTGGTACTGATGGGAAGTCACAGGGGTGTAATTTCAACTATGCCTGCCAGCATCGTCCTCTCCAAATCATGTTCATCAATCCACATTGAACTTTGTCTGTGCAGTAGCTCACGCATCTCTTTCTTCTTACCCTCATGTTTTTTTTGTGTTGTTCTCCAATATTCAAGCTTTTCTGCTCTTTCTTTCAACTGCATTCATACAAATCGAAATCTTGAGCATAAGATAGAGAGCTTATATATGCAGGATCAAGTaacttattttcaaattaaaaattagaaataagGTCACAACCATGAGGTCTAACATGttcatgtacatatatatagagTGAACAGATAGCAGACAGTGTGTCCTTAACATGAAAGGATTTCAATGCATTTAAATGATCCATAAGACCCTAGAATGGCAGCAACGGCAGTAAAAGAGAACTTGCACCCAGCAGTATATgtgaaaacaacaaaatcctAACGACTGTTCTGCAGATAAGCAACATGATCACATTAAAGCATGAAAAAAACTTCTGCTTTGAGAACAAGAAATGCTTCAAAAAAGCCAGTTCCTATCCAGCTCCACACGCAATCAACCATATCCTAAATAACAAAGATTGCTTATTGACAACAATTATTGCCAGTTATACGAGATGTTTACAATTCTACTCTATGTCTCCTTAATGCCAGCAATTCCTTGCTCATATCTACAAGTGCAGATTTAACAAGTCTATGATAACTTGAAAGGTTCAATTTTGGAAGTCATATTTTTGATGCCGCAATGGCTAGTATGGTCTATGGATGGCCAATCTCAACACAGCTCATAGTCTTTTGTTTCTGTGTTAGCACCCTTCCATTGAATACAAAAATGACTTGGTAATAAGCAAGGTATTGTCCTCAAAAATCTTTTGGTTGCCATAATTGTCGGGCATAGTTTTTTCACTTAGCTTTAGTAAACTGAGAATCAACCATATTTACCAAGGTAGTCGAGGGAATAAGTATTATAATATCCAACATTCATACACCCAAttccaattctttttttccatttttctcaaTATACAAAGTGTAAAAGCTATAACATTAGTTCTTCGATTCTCTTTATACAAGGGAAAAAATACGCTAAGGAGATTCTCTTACTCAACTCAAACAAACCTCCCAATTTCCAAACACCAAAATCAAACTGCATTAATATCTAACTAAACCGAAAACATTTCgatttttatccttttttacTATTGCAATTCACAATAAAATCGAAGGAAAAATAATGGGTGGTAAAAGATACCAGGGTTTGTCGAAACTCTTCTTCAGCAATCATACGCTCTTGGGCTCTAACCTTAGCAGCCTCAGCCTTAAGCCTTTTCCGCTCCTCATTGGCAACTCTAATAGCCTCTTTCCTGGCCTCTTCTTTCCTCAGCTTCTCCAGCCGCGACAGCTCCATCTCGTGGATGTATTCCTTGCGGACATCTTTGACCTGCTTGGCATAGTCTCTTCGCAACTGAGCGAGTTTCTTTTCGGCGTCTTTGGGGTCGTTGGGGCTCTTCCAGCTTCCCAAGAAGGAGCTGGGTTCTAAAAATTTGTGGCTCTGTTGGTGGTTGCTGTGGTGGGACGATTTTGAGGAGAAGGAGCGGAGTAGGGTTTTGGAGAGGGTTTTGAAAGAGGAAGAGCCAGTGGTTGCCATTGCTTCCCTCTGGGGTCCCGATTGCTGAAGCAGAAAAGGGGAGAGCTGGTTTTGTTTGGGTTGGATTAAAAGGCTGGGCCTAGATTTAgttttacaataataatttagGAACCCTTTTagatttagaatttttttttctattttcattatattttatccataatattaattaacaaaataagaaaaataactgGAAAATTCTATTAAGAAAGAACaagattttaaatcaaaatgtttaaatatCTTTGTGTGTAAAGTGGAGTACTTGCAAACTCTCTTTTCCCTAAATGGAGTTCAAATCAAAGCATTTTTAAACCATCGCCCAGAACTCACTTGGACGGTTTCAGACAGCTGATCAGATTTGGAGACAGGTTCTGACCAACCAATTTCAATGGAACCTCTAAACATGCACGAAAAATCTCTTGCCTTCTTTGGCTTTCGAATCATTTGAAGACAGCAAACTCGAGCATAAAACACGATCTATAATCTCAGTAGAAAGCGttttttgatataaattaatcaTGCTTCTATACGTCGATGCGTTCTACCAAGGTATAAAAACTATACACATCTTTTAGGAAACTATATGCGAATACCTTACAATGAATGAATTAGCTTGTTGAATGCTGTCCATGCATACACCAATGTTCCTAGCAAAACCTTTAATGTATCAGTAATGCCTTATATCTTCATGTTAAAGATTCTGGTAATGGTCTACTTAAATCCCATTAAGGAGCTCCTCAAAAACCTGTATTTCGCCCTCGGGGAATTCCATGTTCTCTAGGAAAAATCCTTCACTAAAATGTATTGGTAGCATACAACTCAGCACTGTCAGAGACTGTTTCATAGCAGGGGCCTTCAATTTGCAGTCTGGTCGACCCAAATATGAGCCATAACTTTGGTGACCAGATTCTGAGCCATAACTTTGGTGACCAGATTCTTTGGCATCAAAAGTAGGCAATCAAGGGGCCGTTCCAGCATTTCAGGTAATTTCaaagattaatttgttcatTGATTTCCACAAAATCACATATAGAACAAGGCACCACCATTTAGGACATGATTTCGAAATCCTTCCGCTGCCTTGGCATCAAAACAACCAATTGCAGCTTGCCATGCTGGCAAAGTTTGATAGGATTTGTATATACTGTAAGCTTAGCTTCATTATCACTTAAAAGAACATGTGCAATGCTGAAAGAGTCACCTTTTTCAGCAGCAAATTGCCACTCTCTCGTTGATATATTGAACCAGTCTTTCCTTGCAGATTTGGTTGCTTTAACTTCAATGTATTCTATATGACCTCCTTCCTCTTCTACCACTAAATCAAAGGGTAACCCAGTTTCATTATCCTTATTGACCCATTTCACTGTCTTACCCAGCTTGCCAGTAAAGTGTTTGAAAGCAGCAAGCTCACCCAGTTTCCCAGTTAGCAAAGCTTGTGCTGCAGAGGGTGTGCCAGTATGAAGCTGATCTCTCTGGctaaaatcaaatgaaataaacCCGGTATTAAGCTGATTTCTCTtgttaaattcaaatgaaacCAGCTCAGGGCTATCCGACACTAGACTTATATCAACAGGATCAAATGCAATTCTCACACTGGAATCAGCTGGACTGCAAGTGTTGCCATGTTCGCATTCCATACGTTCAGAATCTGGCAAAATTAGAAGTGTTGAGGTTGTTGCCTTATTGTCTCCCATGGACATACCAGTCTTGATCTCAACTGGAACACCACTGCTGGTATGTGAATCAGTGACCTCAGAACCATTATATGTATGCTTTTCTGAGCCATCATTAGGTTGTGAAATAGGTGCCTGTCTCTTACTGAGACCAGGTGCTGTTTTCCAATCCACAGGTGGCCAGCTTGAGAAAATCTCTGTTTTTTTCTTGGACTTGGAAGTGGATTGCTCATTTACTGCTGTTGGGCCTGAACTATTCTCAAGAAATTCACTATTTTGTGCCTCATTCGGTGCAAAAGAAAGGGACCAAACAGGTTCTTCATCAGGAAGTTTTGGCACCTTTTGGCTGTTCAAGATGAAAAACTCTGTCTGTTCTTCATTAGAACCAGATTTCACCATAGTTGTGACCATGTGAAGGAAATTTGCCAAGTGCAAATCAGGAGTTCCACCAAATAACAAGCGAGAAAACTCCATATATAACGCATGAGAATCTGATTCAGGAGTGGTGTACAAAATATTATCctgtaaaaattaaataaaaggtTTTAATATTTACCATATAAAATTGGAGATAATATCTATTTCTCCGTACAACCAGAAAGCCAACGATAGTTTGACCACTCAGATTtactaatttatttgaaatgaagGACATGAATGAATGGACAAAATAGATATtccatcatttaatttttctcatcAAGGAACTATAGACTAAAGTGTGGACATAACTAGTCATCGCTTATGCTAAAGATAAGCAATCTCAAAACTGGCAAGATGTAAGACACAATGTTAAGCAGTCTGCATAATGTTGTTAACACATGCCATGTATCTAGCCTGTTGAAGcacaataaaataatcaatttaTACTTCAGCATTACAGTAAGCATCTAACTACTACCATGCACAGCATGGAATTTTATGCTCTTATGCATTTCacaaaaaaagataatttatcaaaacaaaaatctaaGAATAAACAATAAAAGTACAACGGAGGGTGCTGCTATCCTACAGacaaattttcaacattaatCCTGCCAGAACTTTAATTTCAGTAGGCTTTATATAtcacataaacaaaaaaaatccacTCCATACCTGCAGAAGACAGGTGCATTTAAATTGCTTCTTCGCCACAATGCCACAGCACTTTATGACATTCCTGTAGTACAGCTTGTCAATGACaacaatttttaaatgatttatattATCAAATCCAGATTGCTTGAGTTGAATATAATTATTGGGATGAACACTGTATAAGTAGCGTTGTGCAAAAGGAAGAGCCCAGTTCACCAAGGAAGCTTTGAAGCTACCATCTGCTCGGCCACCGTACACTGCTTCACGAGTAACAACCTacgtaaaagcaaaagcatGAGGGCCAGAGAAAGGAGATACACATTCAGTAGGTCACATTTTTAGCATAGATACAAAGGGTTCAGTAGGTCATATTTTTAGCATAGATACAAAGGTAACTGCCCTTCAACTTCACGAAATATTTGTACTGACTTCTAACCTTCTAGTGATAACCTGAGCTAACCCCTCATTTCCAactaatgatatttttaagtAAGTAGATGTGTCTGTGGCCATGTGTTGGTCTACTGGTGTGGATTTAGCATCTAAAGGTTCATAAGTAGCCATTAATAATACTCTGTATTAATAAGAACACATTGGGGAAAAAAGGGAGGGACATagacaaataaacaaaaaccaTAGGAGATCATGAGAAAGCTGCATAAGTTGCAGAAAATCATaacttttaaactttaaaaaaccTAAGTAACGAGTATGCCGACTATGCAAATGGTGCATGTACTGAAAATTGAATGAAGACCATCCTTATCTGCATGACATTTTGACCTATGTGAAGCTTCCATGGGTTCAATCAGAAATATCAAAAATCTTATAAACAGTtgtacaaaataaaaaaattaaagcaccactttgacaaataaaatataatttcctCTAACAATATTTGGAATGAAATCACAAGAATTCCAAATATACCAAGAACAATTCAGATGACTTGTtattaaaaaaggaaagtgAAACAGACAAAATGCTTAACCCATATGATTGAGTTTCCAGACACTTGaaggtaaaatatttcaatatccTAAGTACTTGCTTTTCAATCACACACAAATAAGCAGATATCTTACCTCAGAAAGAACAGGAATCCCTATGGTTCGCATTAGAATGGACACTTTAGTCTGAAGTAACTCTTTCTCATTATCATTGAGAGTGCCAAAGTAGAGAAAATCAATATTATCGAAGTGCTTAaatctcttccttaacttgtCATCATCACACCAGCACACTAAACCAAAAGACGGGTGCAAGGAAACCCATTTATCTAGCACAGTGGGAAGCACAGTATACTCTGATTTATTAAGACAGTCTTTCATGTGAATGATATCTTCGGAACTTAGTAATCCAGACTTCAGTCCATCAGCCCACTTCAGAAACACTTGGAAAGCCTAAGACATTAAAGAATAGATTAGATTATAGCATGGCTGATTGAGGGACAACATAAACTCTGTTGGATTTAGTCACTTACAGCATTAGCAGCTTGCGAAGGCAAAGTAAGTGTTGATAGCTGCAGCAAAATATCAAGGTAACCACAGAAAGAAGGTTTCTCAGGCACTTTGCATTCATTAACAAAAAAGTCATGGAGACCTGGATAAACATTGGACAATATTCTGTTTAAGGGGCGCTGATTCTCAACAAATGAGCCAGACTGAGAATGATTATGCATCATTTGGTCCATCATTCCAGTTGAATCATGCCAATATACTTCTTCAGAAGACAAGAATATGCCAGACACCACATCGTCAGGCCTTGAAGCAGACTGGTATGGAACAAATATAGAAGGTGCTGCGTGGAACTTCTCAGCAATTTTCTGCGCTTCATTATGTACTTCATTCCAAATAAATGTATATAATCTGGACATTTGTGCTATGCTGGCATGCAAATAAGTCAGTTAAATTCAAATGAGACGGggtatatgaaaaataaaaacagttATAGACACAGAAATAAAGGTCAATGCAGATAGAACAGATATTCAGAGCCCTAAATTCAGAGTATGAGAAAAGTAATTTATGTTGCTATAAAGAAAATTCTTCACAATAGCGGGAATCATATCACAACATTCtgcaaaattttttgaaacaggttaaaattaattgtagAACCCAGtgagaaacaaaagaatatcAGAATCCCTAAAATGAACACAAAAATACacaaaaacatatatatttctgaaagaagaaaaacttgaGGAACTGCCCACTAAAGTACCCACAACATAGTCACctaattttacaaataaaaacttCTTATCCTTTCCCAAGGTCACCTACACAAAATTTAAAGGCAGATGTATCTGTCAAGGTTTTCCTCCCACTTATCAACTTTACATGTAATGGCAAAATCAGGGATTATCATATTGATAATATTAGTTCTTCAATCAAAACAAAACTGATAGATATCTTTCAATTATGCTAGAATTAAGAGAAGATAAACTATGTTCTCAATAATTAGTTTCTGTATCATAACATACAGCGTTGTAATATCACCAATTGGTTAGATGTTCAGGGATCAGTGAAACATCATCCACCATCCAACCATGTCAAACGAGAAGCCTTGGAAGAAGCCAAACTTATTTCATCAAACAATATGTATCTATTCCAAAGACTCAAACATCATAGCAGAATGGCAGTAATACCTGGCCTTGAAAGGGGTCTCAGATCTCCATAATTTTAGAACCTTGAGGACATCATCAAGCGTAACTTGAGTTTTAAAGCCAATATCATTTACTAGCTTTCCACTTCTCACCTAAAAAGAAGCATATAACATTGGATTTAAAGTCAGAAAAATTCTTATGCTGAAGGGAAGAAGTAAAATTTCTTACTGTTGTAAGAGTAGGTATTGATTTGACACAACCTTCAGAACTTTCAGAGAGAAGGTTCAATGAGAAGAAACAATTTTATGCCATCATCAAATGATAATATCAATATCAAACAAACCTTTGGAACAGCATATGGTGCAAATGCACCTAGGATTGAACGCACTGGATCACAGTCATGGAACAACTCTTTAGCATAGTGAAGCTTATCATCCATGCTAGATACCACCCACTGGATATCACAGATTTTGcacaaaaatgaagatttgaaagGTCTACTATCACCACATGATTTCAGATTGCAGCAACCAGCAGCTTTCCCACTAAAACAATCATCCCAAAGTTCATCAAGAACCTCCAACAAGTACGTACAGCCTTCCTGATTGCCACTTGCGGACAATAGGGATAACAACTGACCTAACTCATAAGATTCCCAATCCTTGACAACTGATCCAGGGGCAATTAAGTCCCAATCTGACAAGAAACTCTGAATAACAGAATGAGACATATCAGCAAAGCTTTTATCAAGTTGAACCACTTGCACAAAATCTGTGACACCAATTTCCAGGAAAAAGTCCCTCCACTTCTTCAAACCAGATGAGAGCAACCTGGAAGCTGGATGCTTCAAATATGTGATATCAACCTCATGCCATTTCACATCCAAGTCATTTATCAACCTATTTATATTGACAGGGTTATCAAATTCTTTACTAAAATGAACTGATACTTCAACTGGTCTTTTAAAGCCATAATTTGTTAATATAAAAGCTTTATTTCGTAACTCTGAGATAATGTAATCCCTCTCAACACGACAACTCGAACAGCTAGATTGTAAGTGAATCATCACAAAGCAGAGGTAATCTATCATCAAATTCCTGTCTCTAGTTTTGATTCTTTCATCAGATATATCTGGCAAAATATGCACCTTAACGATTTCATGTGCAGAGAGCTGTTGGACACCAATATTCTGAAGCACACTAGTAATGTTTCCCACTAGAGTCATATCTACATATGAGATACTGACAGCTGATGCAGAAAAAAGGGCAGGACTAACAAACCGAAGTTTAGCATACAATGTAGGAAAAGCTTCAAGCCCAAGCTCCCCTTCAAACCCATTATTTATGGCATCCGAGTGTAACCAAATTGTACCTTCATCAACGGAGCTAAAGGTACCATCTGAAAGAGGAAGAAATGGAATTTTCCTAAGATTATCTACGAGAACTGTTTCTATTTCACAAATGAGTGAGGCCTGCCCAGAAGAATGAAATGAGATTGTATGAAACTCGTTCAACCAAGATGATATCCAAGGTAGGCCCATAGATTTAAGGCCATTTTCTCTTTGACACAAAGAAGATATAATCTGGACAAGAACTTTGGGACCATAGTCCTGTATACCTAATGCCCTAGCCAAAGCATCAGAGAAAACTATGTCCTTGTCCAAATATCCAAGACCAAGGTGCTCATGGAGAAAGGCATCAGGAAAAAGCTTACGAGCCGATTCAGTCCAGCCTCTTAGAACTCTGCAAGGGGGTACCCACTGATTTTTGTCTCCTTCCAAAATAAAGCAGTTTGACATTCGTAACTTAGAGATGATCATTCGAGGAAGGCAAGAAAAAAATCCATGCACTTCCCCAACAAGCGGAACAAAACTCATGTAGACTGTGACAGCTTTTCCAGGATTTTCCTGGAAACAAGGGAGGGAACAAAATGATCTCTCTGCACAAACAAACAAACTGGGATACTGTGACAGTAACCACTGGTTCCAGGGGCTATCTACATCAACTTCCTCTCTAGATGaaggaagaacaaaatcaCCTTGAAGAATAAATTTCAGACCATATGTCctcaaaggaagaaaagcaaaaacagGTTGTTGGTCCAGAAATGGTCTGTAACACCCGCACTCAGACTCCTGCAGTGTAAATGCTATAGAAATCTCCGTTATTTGCACATCACGATGAATAATATCAGCCTGCAACTTCTGGGATGCTACAAACCATGTCATGTTATCTGTCCCACATGAAACCTTTACAATACCATTACccacaatttcttttctcataACAATAGAAGAATTATTGAGCAAGTTCCGAAACACAATACACTGAAGCCTGTGGAGAAAGAGTAATAAGGAAGGATGAAGATCGGAaaacatggagacaatattgTTCATATCATTTCCCTTAGATGTTACTGATCTAAAGGGAAGAATAACGCAAGTGTTCCAACATTTATTATCCAGCTGATTATTGCATCCACTCAACAGCATTTTAAAAGAGTCAACATTACAAGCAGGTACTAGAGTTGGCAAAACAAAACCTATCTGACCATCACTTATATCAAACTTGACATGAAACCCATTGGAATGAATCTCAGGAGCATCTGTAACCTGCAAAATGCCCAAAAAAAACTCATAGAAACCAGTAATTAACACAATACACCCAGTAAGTACCTTTCAATTGAGATTCTTGTAGCAAAGAGTGCAGGAAAAAGTTTCGAGTGAGTAGTAGATCGGCATACTAA is drawn from Theobroma cacao cultivar B97-61/B2 chromosome 4, Criollo_cocoa_genome_V2, whole genome shotgun sequence and contains these coding sequences:
- the LOC18602688 gene encoding uncharacterized protein LOC18602688 isoform X2; translation: MHASFITKAKREKDFKIKKCQKGLKLKKHLKGQKLKERYINMSQQVESFIAVHKDFCGKHIRFDLSSSEEEDSNDSAHEDEKNDNDEGNNSKLASQTINSSDRVSSCPYPSATEELTRLGLKDGMSKPSPSTGSSRHNNCTGSFKRKRKIGCPSPSISRLPKLSRRDGEEQDVVPNENGNEAKESSNLDEADISLSDNLMKTFITTWKEACREHTTAEVLQRMLSFYKSTAQKRKKMKSMLSSYPFIGLLNVAVTSIRKGMWDSTYDTIQAGRQFELTNTADNHSEYESIDVEPSEKDASILTNIHYVTAEDVIRKIIAYFELNHEIHGGKAHKEHKLIFLRKLFNCESWLAEQFNVTEFKSLAHGEFFMFLERHACLLPIELQKLLAAEICEKSPLEACILQHLLIVLISQASYNSDNQIITKEIIHALLIKQFPLFRFKVKENGSMEDFLEVMEKSKNDISSKCVMFSASLLGMCHNGDSLAYDENYSSETNSVPNARMDKSVASKDAMAVLLRAPMLSDLNSWSHWDVLFAPSLGSLLVWLLNEVNAKELLCLVTKDGKVIRIDHSATTDSFMEAALKGSAFETALKLLSLCSLTGGIKHLPLALLKHHAHMAFDVLLKNHMENMEVADDQNSIMNGKALLRSKLLQDVSLGNLGSELQMNLIQMNKAVSHASRFFLDCLCYLPSEFHGCAADILLHGLRSVVKDCPSAILSQCNELRQRVMLHDVGLSLGIVEWIQDYHKFCSTDIRNIFLSPEGVGMKTGRSELKTRSNYMQNAIDRLSYAEKEIIMSDRSDKQEVRHVIDGAEVSSESLGNKNRKQSSEVGELTDPALVIESIRRDEFGLDPSLSDMESSMLKKQHARLGRALHCLSQELYSQDSHFLLELVQNADDNVYSGNVEPTLTFILQESGIIILNNEQGFSAQNIRALCDVGSSTKKGCAGYIGKKGIGFKSVFRVTDAPEIHSNGFHVKFDISDGQIGFVLPTLVPACNVDSFKMLLSGCNNQLDNKCWNTCVILPFRSVTSKGNDMNNIVSMFSDLHPSLLLFLHRLQCIVFRNLLNNSSIVMRKEIVGNGIVKVSCGTDNMTWFVASQKLQADIIHRDVQITEISIAFTLQESECGCYRPFLDQQPVFAFLPLRTYGLKFILQGDFVLPSSREEVDVDSPWNQWLLSQYPSLFVCAERSFCSLPCFQENPGKAVTVYMSFVPLVGEVHGFFSCLPRMIISKLRMSNCFILEGDKNQWVPPCRVLRGWTESARKLFPDAFLHEHLGLGYLDKDIVFSDALARALGIQDYGPKVLVQIISSLCQRENGLKSMGLPWISSWLNEFHTISFHSSGQASLICEIETVLVDNLRKIPFLPLSDGTFSSVDEGTIWLHSDAINNGFEGELGLEAFPTLYAKLRFVSPALFSASAVSISYVDMTLVGNITSVLQNIGVQQLSAHEIVKVHILPDISDERIKTRDRNLMIDYLCFVMIHLQSSCSSCRVERDYIISELRNKAFILTNYGFKRPVEVSVHFSKEFDNPVNINRLINDLDVKWHEVDITYLKHPASRLLSSGLKKWRDFFLEIGVTDFVQVVQLDKSFADMSHSVIQSFLSDWDLIAPGSVVKDWESYELGQLLSLLSASGNQEGCTYLLEVLDELWDDCFSGKAAGCCNLKSCGDSRPFKSSFLCKICDIQWVVSSMDDKLHYAKELFHDCDPVRSILGAFAPYAVPKVRSGKLVNDIGFKTQVTLDDVLKVLKLWRSETPFKASIAQMSRLYTFIWNEVHNEAQKIAEKFHAAPSIFVPYQSASRPDDVVSGIFLSSEEVYWHDSTGMMDQMMHNHSQSGSFVENQRPLNRILSNVYPGLHDFFVNECKVPEKPSFCGYLDILLQLSTLTLPSQAANAAFQVFLKWADGLKSGLLSSEDIIHMKDCLNKSEYTVLPTVLDKWVSLHPSFGLVCWCDDDKLRKRFKHFDNIDFLYFGTLNDNEKELLQTKVSILMRTIGIPVLSEVVTREAVYGGRADGSFKASLVNWALPFAQRYLYSVHPNNYIQLKQSGFDNINHLKIVVIDKLYYRNVIKCCGIVAKKQFKCTCLLQDNILYTTPESDSHALYMEFSRLLFGGTPDLHLANFLHMVTTMVKSGSNEEQTEFFILNSQKVPKLPDEEPVWSLSFAPNEAQNSEFLENSSGPTAVNEQSTSKSKKKTEIFSSWPPVDWKTAPGLSKRQAPISQPNDGSEKHTYNGSEVTDSHTSSGVPVEIKTGMSMGDNKATTSTLLILPDSERMECEHGNTCSPADSSVRIAFDPVDISLVSDSPELVSFEFNKRNQLNTGFISFDFSQRDQLHTGTPSAAQALLTGKLGELAAFKHFTGKLGKTVKWVNKDNETGLPFDLVVEEEGGHIEYIEVKATKSARKDWFNISTREWQFAAEKGDSFSIAHVLLSDNEAKLTVYTNPIKLCQHGKLQLVVLMPRQRKDFEIMS